One genomic segment of Musa acuminata AAA Group cultivar baxijiao chromosome BXJ3-3, Cavendish_Baxijiao_AAA, whole genome shotgun sequence includes these proteins:
- the LOC135633848 gene encoding F-box protein At5g49610-like has translation MVGTLKNTCSINLVVLKKLASRSCLLPDDVLIEILSYLPAKTFFKFLSVCKTFRQLSSNSHFLLSQSYHSKAISGFFVQRYSTFRSLLLIDPYAGMPRSSLDCLRNRNTRILGSVGGLVFVWHRNDGSFNATTSSLFVYNPARRTRCHLPSPPSKCLRGGIAVRFMTDINRLTKDYKLVYLSPTGQSSLYHCQVYDSAARAWTMNKQLNCGWRALDLQHPVVNGETVFWVSTLRTQVVIDPYVFAFNMRTECTETIELPQEATVRDADTIGIAEWERRTICLIHYGSLSQVFALWLLRETRNGVPRWMKAHEISLGQMGLRKPCYVSSVMLSEVETIMLLVFTVYDEVYSYSIQDGDLKKLGSVGIDDPTLIPYVNLLRPCGEQEELLEAI, from the coding sequence ATGGTCGGTACGCTCAAGAACACCTGCAGCATCAACCTCGTTGTTCTGAAGAAGCTCGCAAGTAGGAGCTGTCTACTTCCAGACGACGTGCTCATAGAGATTCTCTCCTACCTCCCGGCGAAGACCTTCTTCAAGTTCCTCTCAGTCTGCAAGACCTTCCGCCAACTCTCGTCAAATTCCCATTTCCTCCTTTCACAGTCATACCACAGCAAGGCCATCTCTGGCTTCTTCGTCCAACGCTACTCCACCTTCAGGTCCCTCCTCCTTATTGACCCCTACGCTGGCATGCCCAGGAGTAGCCTCGATTGTCTGAGAAATCGCAACACAAGAATCCTCGGGTCAGTCGGTGGCCTCGTCTTCGTCTGGCATAGGAATGACGGATCGTTCAATGCTACCACCAGTAGCTTATTTGTCTACAATCCAGCCCGTAGGACTCGGTGCCATCTTCCCTCTCCGCCAAGCAAGTGTCTCCGAGGCGGCATCGCTGTGAGATTCATGACCGACATCAACAGGTTGACGAAAGACTACAAGCTGGTCTACCTATCACCGACCGGCCAAAGCTCCTTGTACCACTGTCAGGTGTATGACTCGGCGGCAAGGGCATGGACGATGAACAAGCAACTAAATTGCGGGTGGAGGGCACTAGATTTGCAGCACCCAGTGGTCAACGGCGAGACCGTATTTTGGGTGTCGACCTTGCGAACGCAAGTGGTGATCGACCCGTATGTCTTCGCCTTCAATATGAGGACGGAATGCACGGAGACCATCGAACTACCGCAAGAAGCAACCGTCAGAGACGCCGACACAATCGGGATTGCCGAATGGGAGCGGAGAACAATATGCTTGATCCATTACGGGAGTCTCTCTCAGGTGTTCGCTCTGTGGCTACTGAGGGAGACAAGAAACGGTGTGCCAAGATGGATGAAAGCGCATGAGATAAGCTTGGGGCAGATGGGGCTTAGGAAACCATGCTACGTGAGCTCCGTCATGCTAAGTGAGGTGGAGACGATCATGCTACTTGTTTTCACCGTATACGACGAGGTGTACAGCTACAGTATACAGGATGGAGATCTGAAGAAGCTAGGATCAGTGGGTATCGATGACCCCACACTGATCCCTTACGTTAATttgcttcggccatgcggtgagcAAGAGGAGCTATTGGAAGCGATATGA
- the LOC135633850 gene encoding F-box protein At5g49610-like: MDGTLNNTHSINVGSSRRPLPDDLLAEILSYLPAKTFFRLLSVCKTFRQLSSDSHFLLSQSNHNNVISGFFPHRRNFSGPFFLIDPYAGVPRSSLEFLCSSKAIILGSAGGLVFVLHRKGGALCVYNPARGTRCQLPSPPSEYCTWGGVAVRFMNDGDGVTKGYKLVYLSRTLEGSSLHRCRVYDSFARVWTMDKELDFGRKDLHLEHPVVCDDVVFWASSRSESYERFDHYVVAFDVRKERTQIIPLPKEAAVTYLDTIGIGKWEGKSLCLIHYEMCTWVFGLWLLRKTNDGPPGWVRVHEVSLGQFGFMELPYVSSVTLSEVAMTTLLVFTISSKAYGYDIKDGTLKKLTSSEIYVAKLIPYSNTLRPCGEQEELLEQI; the protein is encoded by the coding sequence ATGGATGGTACGCTCAATAACACCCATAGCATCAACGTCGGAAGTAGCCGTCGTCCCCTTCCCGATGACTTGCTCgcagagatcctctcctacctcccagcaaagaccttctttaggctcctatctgtttgcaagacctttcgccagctctcatcagattctcattttctcctttcacagtcgaaccacaacaatgtcatctccggcttctttccccACCGCCGCAACTTTTCTGGGCCCTTCTTCCTCATCgacccctacgccggtgtgccAAGAAGTAGCCTCGAATTCTTGTGCTCCAGCAAAGCCATAATCCTTGGGTCAGCGggtggcctcgtctttgtctTGCATAGGAAAGGTGGTGCCTTATGCGTCTACAACCCGGCCCGTGGGACTCGGTGCCAGCTGCCCTCCCCGCCGAGCGAGTATTGTACATGGGGCGGCGTCGCGGTGAGATtcatgaacgatggagatggggtgacgaaaggctacaagttggtctacctttcacggACCCTAGAAGGGAGCTCGTTGCACCGCTGTCGGGTCTATGACTCGTTtgcgagggtgtggacgatggacaaggaactcgacttcggtcggAAGGACctacatttggagcacccggtggTCTGCGACGACGTCGTGTTCTGGGCATCGTCACGTTCGGAATCGTACGAGAGGTTCGACCACtatgtcgtcgcctttgatgtgaggaaggagcgcactcagatcatccctctgccgaaagaagcagccgtcACCTACTtggacacgatcggaataggcaagtgggaggggaagtcgctgtgcctaatccattacgaaatgtgtacttgggtgttcggactgtggctgctgaggaagacaaacgacggtccgccaggatgggtgaGGGTGCATGAGGTGAGCTTAGGCCAGTTTGGGTTCATGGAACTCCCCTACGTGAGTTCCGTAACGCTGAGtgaggtggcgatgaccacgtTACTTGTTTTCACCATATCGAGCAAGGCATATGGCTATGATATAAAGGATGGAACACTCAAGAAACTGACATCGTCGGAAATCTATGTCGCCaagttgatcccttactctaatacacTTCGACCATGCGGTGAGCAAGAGGAGCTGTTGGAACAAATCTGA
- the LOC135633849 gene encoding F-box protein At5g49610-like has protein sequence MLKNTRNIDLVGMKKIENRSCPLPDEVLVKIISYLPAKAFFKFLPVCKTIYHLSSDSHFLLSQSYYNKAISGFFIHSDNILRSFILIDSYAGVPRSNLEFLSDSGAKILGSAGGLVFVLLNKNGWFDASTSGICVYNPARGTRCWLPSPPGKCIRGGIAVRFMNDGDVMAKDYKLVYVTRTRGRSSLHHCRVYDSVARAWTMDKELDFGRRELELEYPVVCGDTVFWLSSELESYTRIDPYVVTFDVREECTQIIPLPKEAILNFFDALGIAEWEGKSLCVIHYSTSYWVFGLWLLKKTSGSAVGWVKVREISLAEMGFTGEPSFVSYVDLIEVATTTLLVFTIYGKVYSYSIKDGEVLKKLASLPVSYFPKLIPYSNTLRPCGEQEELLEAI, from the coding sequence ATGCTCAAGAACACCCGTAACATCGACCTTGTTGGTATGAAGAAGATCGAAAACAGGAGTTGTCCCCTTCCTGATGAAGTGCTCGTAAAGATCATATCTTATCTCCCGGCGAAGGCCTTCTTCAAGTTCCTCCCTGTTTGCAAGACCATCTACCACCTCTCgtcagattctcattttctcctttctcAGTCATACTATAACAAGGCCATCTCCGGATTTTTCATACATAGTGACAACATTTTGAGATCCTTCATCCTCATTGACTCCTACGCCGGTGTGCCTAGGAGCAACCTCGAATTCCTAAGCGACAGCGGCGCCAAAATCCTCGGgtcagctggtggcctcgtctttgtctTGCTCAACAAAAATGGATGGTTCGATGCTTCCACAAGTGGCATATGTGTCTACAACCCGGCCCGTGGGACTCGATGTTGGCTCCCTTCCCCGCCGGGTAAGTGTATCCGGGGgggcatcgcggtgagattcatgAACGATGGAGATGTGATGGCGAAAGACTACAAGTTGGTCTACGTCACACGAACCCGGGGAAGGAGCTCGTTGCACCACTGTCGGGTCTACGACTCAGTTGCTAGGGCGTGGACGATGGATAAGGAGCTCGATTTTGGGCGGAGGGAACTGGAGTTGGAGTACCCGGTGGTTTGCGGTGACACCGTGTTCTGGCTATCATCAGAATTGGAATCGTACACGAGGATTGACCCATACGTCGTCACCTTCGATGTGAGAGAGGAGTGCACACAAatcatccctctgccgaaagaagcaATCCTCAACTTCTTTGACGCTCTCGGAATAGCCGAGTGGGAAGGGAAGTCATTGTGCGTGATCCATTACAGCACATCTTATTGGGTGTTCGGTCTGTGGCTGTTGAAGAAGACAAGCGGCAGTGCGGTAGGATGGGTGAAGGTGCGTGAGATAAGCTTGGCCGAGATGGGGTTTACGGGAGAACCATCTTTTGTGAGCTACGTCGATCTGATCGAGGTGGCGACGACCACGCTACTTGTTTTCACCATATATGGCAAGGTGTACAGTTACAGTATAAAGGATGGAGAAGTACTAAAGAAGCTGGCATCGCTGCCCGTCTCTTATTTCCCCAAGctgatcccttactctaatacacTTCGTCCATGCGGTGAGCAAGAAGAATTGTTGGAAGCAATCTGA
- the LOC103976871 gene encoding leucine-rich repeat extensin-like protein 4 has translation MAPIRLFFFVPCLGFFLLSAAVAVLGVNEGEDEAMEGSGVSLAVDPSFQFANSRLRDAYIALQTWKRTAIFSDPQNLTGNWVGPDVCSYFGVYCAASPDDPYLTVVAGVDLNHADLAGYLPKELGLLSDLALLHLNSNRFCGTVPPTFGRLRLLFELDLSNNRFVGKFPEVVLHLPALRYLDLRFNDFEGPIPPGIFERPLDAIFLNSNRLRAGIPATLGSSPVSVLVLANNDLGGCIPSSIGGMANTLNEIILLNDNLTGCIPLEVGLLRRVTVFDVSFNRLQGPLPESVAGMQSAEQLDVAHNRLTGRIPPGVCDLPSLQNFTYSYNFFTGQPPSCGRAGRAVAFDGKVNCIPGLPDQRSPKQCSSAAAHPFDCRKSKCWSGGAVPSPYTKPPSPMRPPKYASRRRQLPPPPAPVGGKSRGYFKRASPPPPQYESSPSTRSHPPPLPSYSPKQSPPPSPSGYHASLSPPAPPTHGYEPAKPPHIPSPPTTVSPPTQYYPTPSPVPVQPPTYTSPPVAPPSQKPWQAPPPPAGYSSPPLPKYAPPPLEYSSSPPPPPPVVKPSPPLPHEHPSPLPSTPKQSPPPSLPPPSELPPPPAPPKRHEEPAPPILPPVVGVSYASPPPPVIPYY, from the coding sequence ATGGCCCCTATCAGGCTCTTCTTCTTCGTTCCCTGCCTCGGCTTCTTCCTCTTGTCGGCTGCTGTTGCTGTGCTTGGGGTGAATGAGGGAGAGGACGAGGCCATGGAGGGCAGCGGTGTGAGCTTGGCGGTGGACCCGAGCTTCCAGTTCGCGAACTCGAGGCTGAGAGACGCCTACATTGCGCTGCAGACGTGGAAGCGCACCGCCATCTTCTCCGACCCGCAGAACCTGACGGGCAACTGGGTTGGCCCCGACGTGTGCTCCTACTTCGGCGTATATTGCGCCGCCTCCCCGGACGATCCCTACCTCACCGTCGTCGCCGGCGTCGACCTCAACCACGCCGACCTCGCCGGGTACCTCCCAAAGGAGCTCGGCCTCCTCTCCGACCTCGCCCTCCTCCACCTCAACTCCAACCGCTTCTGCGGCACCGTGCCCCCCACCTTCGGCCGCCTGCGCCTGCTATTTGAGCTGGACCTCAGCAACAACCGCTTCGTCGGCAAGTTCCCCGAGGTGGTGCTCCACTTGCCGGCCCTCCGTTACCTCGACCTCCGCTTCAACGACTTCGAGGGACCCATCCCTCCGGGGATCTTTGAGCGGCCCCTCGACGCCATCTTCCTCAACTCCAACCGCCTCCGCGCCGGTATCCCCGCGACCCTGGGCTCTTCCCCCGTCTCCGTCCTTGTCCTCGCCAATAACGACCTCGGCGGGTGCATCCCCTCTTCCATCGGCGGCATGGCCAACACGCTTAACGAGATCATCctcctcaatgacaacctcacCGGCTGCATCCCGCTCGAGGTCGGGCTGCTCCGCCGCGTAACCGTCTTCGACGTCAGCTTCAACCGCCTCCAGGGCCCGCTGCCTGAGTCCGTTGCCGGCATGCAGAGCGCCGAGCAGCTGGACGTCGCGCACAACCGCCTCACCGGGCGCATCCCCCCGGGCGTCTGCGACCTACCCAGCCTCCAGAACTTCACCTACTCTTACAACTTCTTCACCGGCCAGCCGCCGTCCTGCGGGCGCGCCGGGAGGGCGGTGGCGTTCGACGGCAAGGTGAACTGCATCCCCGGCCTGCCGGACCAGCGCTCTCCCAAGCAGTGCTCCTCCGCGGCCGCGCATCCCTTCGACTGCCGCAAGTCCAAGTGCTGGAGTGGCGGCGCCGTGCCGTCCCCTTACACCAAGCCGCCTTCCCCTATGCGGCCGCCGAAGTATGCTTCTAGGAGACGGCAGCTACCGCCGCCGCCGGCTCCGGTCGGGGGCAAGAGTCGAGGCTACTTTAAGCGAGCTTCGCCACCGCCGCCGCAGTACGAATCATCGCCTTCCACAAGATCCCACCCCCCGCCACTACCGTCATACTCGCCGAAGCAATCGCCGCCGCCATCACCATCGGGCTACCATGCTTCTTTATCACCACCTGCCCCTCCTACGCACGGCTACGAACCAGCAAAGCCTCCCCACATCCCATCGCCACCCACAACTGTCTCACCTCCAACGCAGTATTATCCAACGCCTTCTCCTGTCCCGGTTCAGCCTCCGACATATACTTCTCCTCCGGTTGCCCCGCCATCACAAAAGCCATGGCAAGCTCCACCACCACCAGCAGGGTACTCGTCACCGCCTTTGCCCAAGTATGCTCCTCCGCCATTGGAATATTCGTCGTCACCACCACCTCCGCCGCCCGTGGTGAAGCCATCTCCTCCTCTTCCGCATGAACATCCATCACCTCTGCCATCTACACCAAAGCAATCTCCCCCGCCGTCGCTTCCACCACCATCAGAACTGCCACCGCCACCAGCACCGCCCAAGCGCCACGAGGAGCCTGCGCCGCCAATACTACCCCCTGTTGTGGGCGTGTCGTATGCTTCGCCACCACCGCCGGTGATACCCTACTACTGA